GGGGGGTCGGACCGTCAACGTGGAGGATCCCGGATCGAAGTCCGTCTCCAGGTCGTGAACGCGATCAGTTCGTTTCCCATTGAGTACGTCACCGTCGGTATCAAAGAGGGCGAACTCACGGTCGTGTTCCAGCGTGCCGCCCGGACGGACACGCGCCGTCTCGAGGTCTATCCCGTCCAGGCCCTTGACCGGATAGACGCGCAATCGCTCGATCCGTGCCATTGCTGGTCGGTCGGTTGCGCCGGTAGTAAGGGTTCCCGACTCGCTCAGGCGTGTTTGATTTCGATGTGGAACTCCTCGGGGTCGACCTGCTCGGTCTCGTGAGTGAAGCTACGCTCTTCGAGGACGTCGTACAGCGGTTCCGGTTCGAAGCTATTGATCAACAGGAGTGTCTCCCCGGACTGGAGGTCCGTGAGTGCGTCCATAATGGCTCCGAACGGTTCGCCATCGATCTCGCGGGCGTCCAGCGTCGCGTCGTATGCGTCGGCGGATTGTGCCATACCTGCCTAGAGTCGCTTCGTCCGTAATCGTTCTCTCCCGAACAAGTTCGCACTGCAGACTGGCAGCTACTCGTTGAGGACAGTACCCTGTGATCGACCCCTCAAGGCACGTGAACCCGCAGGACGTGCCCGCCACAGCCACACTGGTCGATGTACTCCCAGGTCAGATCGTCACCGTACTCCACATCGAGTACCTCGTAGAGATACGTCTCCGGATGGCCGTGTTCGGCGTGGGTCACGAGATTAACGTGGTACCCCGAGGCCGTGTGTTCGATCGCTGTCAGCGCCCCCTCGACGACCCGCTTTCGGTTTTCGGCGTGTGCTGGCTGTTCGAGGTTCGCTGACCAGGAGTTCTCGTGGACCCGATCGGTCACCGGCGTCGATTCGGCGTCCGCAACCTCAGCGTCGTTCATGAGGATATCAGGGCTCGTGCACTCGAAAGGGTGTTGGCGAATCCGTTCACCGCCGGCAAAACTGGATGATCGGCCGATTCGTCGCCCCCCATCCGAATCCTTATTTTCTATAATGGATGATAGTTGGGTATGGGGGGACAGATTGCCGTGCTCGTGACGGAGGGAGACCGGACGAGCCCACACGTCGATCGGGCGATCGAGAAAGCGGCCGACGAGGAGGCGACGCTCCACGCCGTCTACGTGATCGACGCGTGGCGCTTTGGCGAATACTCGGTTTACGGCTGGGAGGAACTCGCCCGGGAGATACACACCGACAAAAGCGAGGTCATTCTCGATGAGATCCGGGATCGCTGTCAGGCCCGCGGGATCGACTTCGAATCGCGGGTTACCGAGGGCGATCCACAGGACGTCATGGAGTCGTACGTGACGGCAAACGACATCGACTGGCTCGTCTGCCGGCATCCCGATGGGTCCGGTCGACCGACACAATCGCCGAGGCTGCTCGACCGACTCGACGCGGACTCCTCGGCGAGCCTCGAGGTCGTCTGAGTGTGCGCTTGGGTCTCAACAACGGTGGGTTGGGCCCCCGACCGCACAGCGGCTGCTCACTTTTTGGGTAGCGTTGCGACAAACTTCCCCTCGGCTTCTTCCTCGACGGTGTACCCGTCGGCGTCGAAGGCCTCGACTTCGGCCTGGAACTCGTAGAACAGCGGCTTTGGGTCGTGGTCGTTGACGATCGTCAGTGCTTGGCCGCTGTCGAGGTCGGCGAAGGCCTCGTGGATCTTCGGATGGCGCTCTGGCGGCGGGACGTCTCGTAGGTCGAGTGTTGTCATGCACTGTTCACTCACTGTCCGACGGGAATCGGCTTGTTCCCGAACGTATTCGGTCGCCCCTGTCCCCTGGCTGCTCGCCTTTCCGGCCGTTCAATGAGACTTTGTACGTCGATTCCCTACCCGTAGCTATGGTCAATTGTCTCCCGCGTGCCGGTCGTGCTGGATTCGCTCTGGCGGTGATCGCATGACTGTCGCGGTCGTCGGAGCGGGGATGTCCGGGCTGGCGCTGACGCACTTCCTCGCGGAGCGTGGGGCCGACGTCCACACGTTCGAGGCCGCCGCCGAACCCGGCGGTGTCGTCCGCTCGAAGACCGTCGACGGACATGTCCTCGAAACCGGACCGCAACGGCTGCGGCTTTCCGAACCAGTCCAGTCACTGGTCGAGACGCTCGACCTCGAAGACGAACTCCGGTACGGTCACGACGACCAGCCACTGTTTGCCTACCACGACGGGCAACTGCGCACGATGCCGCTGTCGGTCCGAGAGGCGATCACGACTGACCTGCTGTCCTGGCCGGGCAAGGCCCGAGTGCTCCTCGAACCGCTGACGCGGGGACCACAGCCCGAGGAAACCGTCGATGGCTTTCTCACCCGGAAGTTCGGCGCCGAGGCGGCCCGCCGGTTCATGGGGCCGCTGTACAGTGGCCTCTATGGCAGTGATCCAGACGAGATGTACGTCGAGTATTCGCTGGGGCGGGCGCTCGATCACGTCGGCATCGAGCGGAGCATCCTCCTCTATGCGGCCCGCAAGCTGCTCGAAGGCGTCGATCCGCCGTCGATCGTCACGTTCGAGGCTGGGCTCCAGCGCCTCCCCGACGCTATCTCCGAGGCCCACGCCGACACGATCGAGCTGAATACACCCGTCACTAGCGTCGAACGGGCCGGTGACGGCTATCTCGTCCACACCGAAGACGAGACTCACGCCGTCGAGACGGTGGCGTTTACGACGCCGGCTCCGACGACCGCGGCCTTGCTCGATGGCGTCGATCCGGCGGCCGCCGATGTCCTCAAGCAGTTCACGTACAACCCGATCGGCGTCGTCCATTTGCGGTCTGACTTCGATGGGACCGGGCACGGCTTTCACATCATCGACGACGGCTTCTTGACCGACGGCTCCACCTGGAATCACAGCATGCTCGATCGCGACGGCGTGTTCACGTCCTACGTCGGCAGCGGCGATGCCGACGCCCTGGACGCCGATCCGGCGGTCATCGGCCGTCGCGCGGCCGAGGAATTCGAGACGGTCACCGGCGAGCCGGCCGACGTCCTCGACGTGTCGATCCTCCGTCCGGGCATGCCCGCCTACGACCGCTCGTGGGCCGCCCTCGAAGATCTGTCCCTACCCGACGGCATCGAGATCGCCGCCAGTTACACCAGTCGGGCCGGCATCGTCGGCCGTATCGCGGACGGCCGGCAGACGGCTGCCTCGATCGTCGAAGAGTGAACCGCAGGGTCGTGTTCGGGCGGATCGAATCCTACCCGACACCTACATTGGTCGTGACGACTAATTGTCGATCGATGGACGAGAAAACCGAGGAACTCCGGGAGCTGTTTGTCGACGTGGCAGGGACCGACACCGTCACGGCCGATCAGTCCGCCGACCGGGGCACACTCGCTGCTCTCGCCGATCTGGACGACGAGACCGTCACGAAACGGGTCCGGGCAGTCGTCGAGGCCATGGCCGAGACATTCACGTTCGAGGCGGATCTGACGATCGAGGAGCGTGTCGAACTTGTCCAGTTGTTCTACGAAGGGGTCGACGACGACGCGATCGCCGACGCACTCGACACTGACGCCGAGACCGTCTTTCTGGCCCGGCTGGAACTGCACCTCTTTCGGGCGTCCGATACCGACGCCTCGATCGAGTGGGATCAACTCCGGGAGCGGTTCCGAGAAACTGACGACGACGAGACTCTCGCCTCGGAACTGGCCATCGATTCCGATACCATTGTGCGGTATCGGCGCGTCTTCGAGGCCCGCCAGCAAGCCCGTCGTGTCAGCCACCGCTACCGGAGTACCTTCCGGGACGTCATTCCCGACGCCGAGCTGGCCGATCGGCTGACCAAAGAGGCGACCGAGGACGGCCTTGAAGAGGCGGCGGCTGACATCGAGACCGACGTCTCCTTTTGAGGCCGGGCCGTTGCCATTCCCGCAGTCCGTCCGTTTATGATGCGGAGCGCGGCCACTCCCGGCCGTGCCCACGTTCCGTGACCTGGCGACCGCCGCCTACTGTCCCCGCCAGTTGTACTACCGCCGGCGCGACGACGAGACCCCCGAAGTGCCCGATTCAGTCGCCATGCGGCGTGAACTCGCCTACGAATATCCGCGGCTGCTCGCAGACGCGGATCTGGACGACGAGCCCATCGCCGTCACCGCGACCCAGTATCGCTCGGCACTCCACCGGGCGAAAGCCCGCTCCGAGGCCTGGGAAAGCCTTGTCGACCCCGCCGACCGAGACGTCTTACTGGAGGGCCGGGACTGCCGAGGCGTCGCCCACAAGATCCTCGAGGAGCCGGTCGCCCCATCGCTGCTATTTACCGGCGAGCCGCCCGATACCGGCGTCTGGCAGCCCCAGTCCGTCCGACTGGTGGCCGCCGCACTGGCTCTCTCCTACGAACGGGAGCGACCCATCGACATCGCCTTCGCCGAGTATCCGGCTCACGGGGTGGTTCGGCGCGTCTCGCTGTCGGCTCACCGACGGGCTGGCTACCGCTCGACCCTCCGGACCGTCCGGTCCATCGACGGCCCACCCTCACGGGTCCGGAATCGAACGAAGTGCGAGACCTGTGACTATCGCGATTCCTGTGGCGTCCGGACCCGCTCGCTCGGCTCGCTCCTCTGAGCCCGTCCGTTCCGAGCGTGGCCGATCAGTTCGCATCTAGCCACGCGGCAACGGCGTCGGCGTTCGCGCCGCGTCGGTGGATCGTGCCGTCACTGACGTCGACGACCGTGCTCGCCTGGCCGGCCGTGTCACCGCCATCGAGAACCACGCCGGCGGCGTCACGGATCTCTCGGTCGACATCCTCGGCCCGGGTCGCACTCTCCCGGCCGGAGACGTTGGCGCTGGTGGCCGTCAGCGGCCCGGTCTGTTCGAGCAATCGCCGCGCGAGGTCGTGATCCGGCACGCGAACGCCGACGCGTTCACGTCCAGCCGTGAGTGCATCCGGCACGTCGCGCCCTCGCCGGACGACGACCGTCACGGGACCGGGGAGGAACGCCTCCATGAACGCCCGCTCGCGCTCGCTGGCCGCGACGTATTCCAGCGCGGTCGACACGTCGGGGACGCCGAGCGAGATCGGCTCCGAGCTGGCCCGTCCTTTCGTGTCGAACACGGCCTCGACGGCCTCGGGATCGAGCGCGTCAGCGCCCAGGCCATAGACAGTCTCGGTCGGATAGACGACCAGGCCGCCCGAGTCGACAGCTTCGACCGCCGGCTGCAGTCGTTGTTCGCTGGCCATACTACAGCGATTCGATCGCGGCTTCGATCTCGTCGTACTCGGGGAACTCGGGCCACTCCGTGGCGACCCAGGCGTCCTCGACGACGCCCTCGCCGTCGAGGACGAACACGGCCGGTCGTGGTTCTTCGATGCCGGCCATGCCGTCAAGATCGTGGGCGACGCCGTACTCGCGGGCGATCTCGTTGCTCGGGTCCGAATAGAGGCGATACGCTTCGAGGCCTTCGGACTCGATCAGTCGCTTGTGGGCATAAGGCGTCGAGATCGAGACGCCGACGACCGTCGCCGATTCGTGCCACTCGCGATCGGCGATTTCGTTCCAAACGTACGTCGCTGGGAACGACCCGTCCATGGGATGGAACACGAGCACGACGGGCGGCTCCTCGAGCAGGGCCGCAAGCGGGACGTCTTCCCAGTACTCGTCGTTCACCAGCGGGCGGGTGAACGCCGGGGCGGTCTCGCCTTCGGCGACGTGATCGGTTGCCTCGAACTCGACGACGTCGAACTCGAGATCCATCAGGCCTCACCTCCAGTCTGCTCGGTCGCCGTGGCGCTCGCTTGGCCGTACGTGTCTTCGAGGTACGCGACGATCTGGGCGCTCTCGCTCATGGTTACGCCCGTCGATTCGTCGAC
The sequence above is drawn from the Halorhabdus sp. CBA1104 genome and encodes:
- a CDS encoding DUF2249 domain-containing protein: MAQSADAYDATLDAREIDGEPFGAIMDALTDLQSGETLLLINSFEPEPLYDVLEERSFTHETEQVDPEEFHIEIKHA
- a CDS encoding CGCGG family rSAM-modified RiPP protein, whose amino-acid sequence is MNDAEVADAESTPVTDRVHENSWSANLEQPAHAENRKRVVEGALTAIEHTASGYHVNLVTHAEHGHPETYLYEVLDVEYGDDLTWEYIDQCGCGGHVLRVHVP
- a CDS encoding universal stress protein gives rise to the protein MGGQIAVLVTEGDRTSPHVDRAIEKAADEEATLHAVYVIDAWRFGEYSVYGWEELAREIHTDKSEVILDEIRDRCQARGIDFESRVTEGDPQDVMESYVTANDIDWLVCRHPDGSGRPTQSPRLLDRLDADSSASLEVV
- a CDS encoding DUF2249 domain-containing protein, yielding MTTLDLRDVPPPERHPKIHEAFADLDSGQALTIVNDHDPKPLFYEFQAEVEAFDADGYTVEEEAEGKFVATLPKK
- the hemG gene encoding protoporphyrinogen oxidase — protein: MTVAVVGAGMSGLALTHFLAERGADVHTFEAAAEPGGVVRSKTVDGHVLETGPQRLRLSEPVQSLVETLDLEDELRYGHDDQPLFAYHDGQLRTMPLSVREAITTDLLSWPGKARVLLEPLTRGPQPEETVDGFLTRKFGAEAARRFMGPLYSGLYGSDPDEMYVEYSLGRALDHVGIERSILLYAARKLLEGVDPPSIVTFEAGLQRLPDAISEAHADTIELNTPVTSVERAGDGYLVHTEDETHAVETVAFTTPAPTTAALLDGVDPAAADVLKQFTYNPIGVVHLRSDFDGTGHGFHIIDDGFLTDGSTWNHSMLDRDGVFTSYVGSGDADALDADPAVIGRRAAEEFETVTGEPADVLDVSILRPGMPAYDRSWAALEDLSLPDGIEIAASYTSRAGIVGRIADGRQTAASIVEE
- a CDS encoding L-threonylcarbamoyladenylate synthase; this translates as MASEQRLQPAVEAVDSGGLVVYPTETVYGLGADALDPEAVEAVFDTKGRASSEPISLGVPDVSTALEYVAASERERAFMEAFLPGPVTVVVRRGRDVPDALTAGRERVGVRVPDHDLARRLLEQTGPLTATSANVSGRESATRAEDVDREIRDAAGVVLDGGDTAGQASTVVDVSDGTIHRRGANADAVAAWLDAN
- a CDS encoding redoxin domain-containing protein, producing the protein MDLEFDVVEFEATDHVAEGETAPAFTRPLVNDEYWEDVPLAALLEEPPVVLVFHPMDGSFPATYVWNEIADREWHESATVVGVSISTPYAHKRLIESEGLEAYRLYSDPSNEIAREYGVAHDLDGMAGIEEPRPAVFVLDGEGVVEDAWVATEWPEFPEYDEIEAAIESL